Within the Pirellulales bacterium genome, the region ATTATCGCCCATCAAGGGCGGCCGGAGTGGGGCGCGCCGAAAATTCCCATGACCCCCGAGGCGATGATCGTCCATTACGCCGACGATCTGGACGCCAAATACGCCATGCTTTACACCACGCTCCGCGATGACAAAACCCCCGGCCCCATGACCTCAAAAAAAAATCAGCTCTATCAGCAGATTTTTCGTGGGTTGCAGTAGCCGGTTCAATTGTCTCCAGCCTGTTAAGCGTATATTCATGACAATCGGCGCCAGCGGCACGGATGCCGGCCCGCAAGAACACCCTGATTCATCCACGGACGATGCCAAACCCAAAACGCCCGCTCACGGAAGGACCCATTTGGATTGCGCTGGTCCGGTTGTCGGTGCCGATTATCTTGTCGAACATTCTGCAATCGGCCTATCAATTGACCGACACGTTTTGGGTTGGCCGGCTGCCCGCGGGCGCGGCGGCGGTGGCTGCGGTTTCGCTTTCCTTTCCCATCAACTTTTTGTGCATCTCGCTGGCTGGCGGCCTGCCCATTGCCGGCACCGTGCTGGTTGCGCAATATCGCGGCAAGCAAGACGAACGGGCCGTCAGCCACGTGGCCGCGCAAACGTTGTTGTTGTGCCTGGCGGTATCGCTGCTGCTGGCCGTGGGCGGTTTTGCGCTTTCGCAACCATTGATGCGCTTCATGGGCGCCGCCCCGGACGTATTGCCCGACGCCGTCCGTTTTTTGCAGGTCACGTTTTTGGGGTTTGTCTTCGTGTTCGGCTTTTTCGCCTATCAGGCGTTGATGCGCGGCGTAGGCATTGTTTACCCGCCGATGTTCATCGTGCTGCTCACCGTGTTGTTGAATTTCATTTTGGATCCCTTTTTTATTTTCGGCTGCGGGCCCGTGCCGGCGATGGGAGTTTCCGGCGCCGCCATGGCCACGTTGTGTACGCAGGCCCTGGCGACGGCCATCGGCATGGCGCTATTGCTTCGCAAGCGCAGTGCCGTGCATTTGCACTGGCGCGATTTTCGACCCGACTGGCGGTTGATGGGCACGCTGTTCAAAATCGGAGCCCCCTCGTCGGTTGAGCAGTCGACACAAGCCTTGGGAATGACGCTGATGATGCTGTTGGTTTCCACTTTTGGAACCGACCCCATCGCCGCCTACGGTGTGGGAACCCGCGTGCTGAGCGTCGTCATTATTCCCGCCATGGGATTGTCGCTGGCCACTTCCACGCTGGTTGGGCAAAACATCGGCGCGGGAAGAATGGACCGGGCCGAACACACCAACGCCATCAGTTGCCTGTTGAGCTTCAGCACGCTGCTGGCGGCGGGCGTGTTCTTTTTCTTCACGGGACGCGGTTTGTCGATGCTGCTAATGCCTACTGGTGGGGCCGCCATTGACGAAAGCGCCCAGTTCATTCGCATTGTCGCCCTTTGTTTTCCCTTCCTCGGCTTGCAACAAGTGCTGACGGGCACGTTGCGCGGCGCCGGCGACACCATTGCCCCTATGCTGTTGGCGATTATATCGCTGTGGGTGCTGCGGTTTCCGCTGGCCTATGTGCTTTCCAAACACACACCCCTGGGATCGAACGGGGTGTGGTGGTCGGTTTCAATTTCCATCATCGTCTCCTCGATTTTGGCCGGCATTTGGTTTTTGCGCG harbors:
- a CDS encoding MATE family efflux transporter, which gives rise to MPNPKRPLTEGPIWIALVRLSVPIILSNILQSAYQLTDTFWVGRLPAGAAAVAAVSLSFPINFLCISLAGGLPIAGTVLVAQYRGKQDERAVSHVAAQTLLLCLAVSLLLAVGGFALSQPLMRFMGAAPDVLPDAVRFLQVTFLGFVFVFGFFAYQALMRGVGIVYPPMFIVLLTVLLNFILDPFFIFGCGPVPAMGVSGAAMATLCTQALATAIGMALLLRKRSAVHLHWRDFRPDWRLMGTLFKIGAPSSVEQSTQALGMTLMMLLVSTFGTDPIAAYGVGTRVLSVVIIPAMGLSLATSTLVGQNIGAGRMDRAEHTNAISCLLSFSTLLAAGVFFFFTGRGLSMLLMPTGGAAIDESAQFIRIVALCFPFLGLQQVLTGTLRGAGDTIAPMLLAIISLWVLRFPLAYVLSKHTPLGSNGVWWSVSISIIVSSILAGIWFLRGDWKRKRLLDEVRLEDSAERQMAMEEGLPF